A region from the Bradyrhizobium erythrophlei genome encodes:
- a CDS encoding RidA family protein, producing MDDIVKLNYFLAAEVDQADVPKMRPIRDRYLNVAKPPASTFVVVSRLMRPGWLIEIEAVAAIDD from the coding sequence ATGGACGATATCGTCAAGCTGAATTACTTCCTCGCCGCCGAGGTCGATCAGGCCGACGTGCCGAAAATGCGCCCGATACGCGACCGCTATCTCAATGTTGCCAAGCCGCCGGCCAGTACGTTTGTTGTCGTGAGCCGCCTGATGCGGCCGGGGTGGCTGATCGAGATCGAGGCGGTTGCTGCAATCGACGACTAA
- a CDS encoding tetratricopeptide repeat protein, producing the protein MILPLTSTILKNGLEAVEKGKAIGAKTERERDWLAAIEFYYKDYDKIDQTQRGLAYEKAMEALMQKYPDDPEAAIFYALALNETALHSDKTYANQLKAGAILEKIEAKVPEHPGVLHYLIHTYDYPTLAQRGLDAANRYAEVAPAAQHAQHMPSHTYSMLGMWTQSIASNTKSRMVAQTQAARLWPGATHPGEPHHMDFMEYALLQTGQEGQAKQLRDDSNAIEKLGFEFLGSYTALAAVPARFALERQAWNEAATLEPRGSKFPQAEAITYFARAMGSARSGDLTAAERDVDNLKVIRAALENASQSYWATQVEIQMFAASAWIAQARGEKETALKLMRAAADLEDDSEKHIAMENRLYPMRELLGDLLLEQQQPGLALAEYETSLVSTPNRLRGLYGAAKAAKAANQPEKATTYFRKLAEMTKDADTDRVEISEAKASLMQQ; encoded by the coding sequence ATGATCCTGCCGCTGACCTCCACCATTTTGAAGAACGGATTGGAAGCCGTGGAGAAGGGTAAAGCGATCGGTGCCAAGACCGAGCGCGAGCGCGACTGGCTCGCGGCGATCGAATTTTACTACAAGGACTACGACAAAATCGATCAAACCCAGCGCGGGCTTGCCTACGAAAAGGCGATGGAAGCGCTGATGCAGAAATATCCCGACGATCCGGAGGCGGCGATTTTCTACGCGCTTGCTCTCAATGAGACGGCGCTGCACAGCGACAAGACCTATGCCAATCAGCTCAAGGCCGGGGCGATCCTGGAAAAGATCGAGGCAAAAGTACCGGAACATCCGGGCGTGCTGCACTATCTCATCCACACTTATGATTACCCAACGCTTGCGCAACGCGGTCTTGATGCCGCCAATAGATATGCCGAGGTTGCCCCCGCGGCGCAGCATGCCCAGCACATGCCCTCGCACACCTACTCCATGCTCGGGATGTGGACACAATCGATCGCATCGAACACGAAATCGCGGATGGTCGCCCAGACGCAAGCGGCCAGGCTCTGGCCGGGGGCGACGCATCCAGGCGAGCCGCACCATATGGACTTTATGGAATACGCCTTGCTGCAAACGGGACAGGAGGGACAGGCGAAACAGCTACGCGATGACAGCAACGCGATAGAGAAGCTCGGGTTCGAATTCCTCGGCAGCTATACCGCGCTTGCGGCGGTGCCGGCGCGCTTTGCGTTGGAACGCCAGGCATGGAACGAAGCGGCCACGCTTGAGCCGAGGGGCAGCAAGTTCCCACAGGCCGAGGCTATCACCTATTTTGCCCGCGCCATGGGATCGGCCCGCAGCGGCGACCTCACCGCTGCCGAGCGTGACGTCGACAATCTCAAGGTGATTCGTGCCGCGCTGGAAAACGCAAGCCAGTCCTATTGGGCCACACAGGTCGAAATTCAGATGTTTGCTGCGTCGGCCTGGATTGCGCAGGCAAGAGGAGAGAAGGAAACGGCACTGAAGCTCATGCGCGCCGCGGCCGATCTGGAGGATGACAGCGAAAAGCACATCGCTATGGAGAACCGGCTCTACCCGATGCGCGAACTGTTGGGCGACCTGCTGCTCGAACAGCAACAGCCGGGACTAGCGCTCGCGGAATATGAGACTTCGCTGGTGTCGACGCCCAACCGGCTGCGCGGCTTGTACGGCGCAGCTAAGGCGGCGAAGGCCGCAAATCAGCCCGAGAAGGCCACGACATATTTCCGGAAGCTTGCTGAGATGACCAAAGACGCCGATACCGATCGGGTGGAAATCAGCGAAGCCAAGGCATCTTTGATGCAGCAGTAG
- a CDS encoding tetratricopeptide repeat protein: protein MMRSILIAAVAGVLTAVLASYFLTAPARQGRTATLASPDSAVSRVTNAAEAWPICSTMAAMVETPDWAALDPDFAGGKRAIGAGDWEGAIKALTNAALRDARNADIQNYLGYAYRRLRRFDPAMQHYQRALTLNPRHRSAHEHLGEAYLAQGDLAKAKEHLAALEQICLIPCDEYDDLQRAIAEYNKLANR from the coding sequence ATGATGCGTTCGATCCTCATCGCCGCCGTTGCGGGAGTGCTGACCGCAGTGCTGGCTTCGTACTTTTTGACTGCACCTGCACGCCAGGGCCGGACAGCGACGCTGGCCAGCCCGGACAGTGCAGTGTCCAGGGTAACCAATGCAGCCGAAGCGTGGCCGATCTGCTCGACCATGGCAGCAATGGTGGAAACGCCGGATTGGGCAGCGCTCGATCCCGATTTCGCAGGAGGCAAGCGAGCGATCGGCGCCGGCGATTGGGAAGGAGCGATCAAGGCTCTCACGAATGCGGCCCTTCGCGACGCCCGAAATGCGGATATCCAGAACTATCTTGGCTACGCCTATCGCAGGCTGCGGCGGTTCGATCCGGCGATGCAGCACTATCAGCGGGCTCTGACCCTCAATCCTCGGCACCGCAGCGCGCACGAACACCTCGGTGAAGCCTATTTGGCTCAAGGTGATCTGGCGAAAGCCAAAGAGCATCTCGCCGCTCTCGAGCAAATCTGTCTCATCCCCTGCGATGAATACGACGACCTGCAGCGGGCGATCGCGGAATACAACAAACTCGCGAACCGCTGA
- a CDS encoding DNA -binding domain-containing protein has product MQTPPLDPDVADTAPSGPKLTAYDEEHLVTYLRLLDADADGADWREVARLVLHRDPESDRTRRAFESHLARARWMTDHGYRQLLRRR; this is encoded by the coding sequence ATGCAGACGCCGCCACTCGATCCGGATGTTGCTGATACCGCGCCCTCTGGGCCCAAGTTGACCGCCTACGATGAAGAACATCTCGTGACCTATCTGCGCCTACTCGACGCGGACGCCGACGGTGCCGACTGGCGTGAAGTCGCGCGCCTTGTGCTGCATCGTGATCCGGAATCCGATCGCACCAGGAGGGCTTTTGAGAGCCACTTGGCGCGCGCCAGGTGGATGACGGACCATGGCTACCGGCAGCTGCTTCGGCGGCGCTGA
- a CDS encoding helix-turn-helix domain-containing protein gives MKSTYSYAKDEEIYGEGKAATFCYQVINGAVRISRKLTNGRRQIGAFYFPGDIFGLEPWFQYRWSAEAIAEATTLRPVRRKALLRKAQSNLSFARNVWSITERDLRHADDHRILLGQLTATERLAAFFLQINDRIGVGGQIELPMSRTDIADYLGLTIETVSREITKLSDGRILSRPDGHLRWNSGITLLRPESLRAALPRSFAFDLSATSEDVMGLTILHPCNSARSAFRETDIVAKVGCWPSPPQPVPIRPPHHADPEERRCRMRPRPEHSRA, from the coding sequence TTGAAAAGTACCTATTCCTACGCGAAAGACGAGGAAATCTACGGCGAAGGGAAGGCCGCAACCTTTTGCTATCAGGTCATCAACGGCGCGGTCCGCATTTCGAGAAAGCTCACCAACGGACGGCGTCAGATTGGCGCATTCTATTTTCCCGGCGACATTTTCGGCCTCGAACCGTGGTTCCAATATCGCTGGAGTGCGGAAGCAATTGCCGAGGCTACAACACTTCGTCCGGTCAGACGAAAAGCCCTTCTCCGGAAGGCACAGTCAAACTTGTCATTCGCACGCAACGTTTGGAGTATCACGGAGCGAGACCTCCGGCACGCAGATGATCACCGCATCCTGCTTGGGCAACTTACCGCAACGGAACGATTGGCCGCTTTCTTCTTGCAGATCAATGATCGCATCGGTGTTGGCGGGCAAATTGAACTACCGATGTCCCGCACAGATATCGCCGATTACCTGGGCCTAACAATCGAGACAGTCTCGCGAGAAATCACCAAACTATCAGATGGGAGAATTCTGAGCCGGCCCGACGGACATTTGCGATGGAATAGCGGGATAACTCTGCTTCGTCCCGAGAGTTTGCGTGCGGCGCTCCCGCGCTCTTTCGCGTTCGATTTATCGGCCACCAGCGAAGATGTTATGGGCCTCACGATTCTCCACCCGTGCAATTCGGCCAGGTCTGCTTTCAGAGAGACAGATATTGTTGCAAAAGTCGGTTGCTGGCCATCGCCGCCTCAGCCCGTGCCGATCAGGCCCCCGCATCACGCCGATCCGGAGGAACGTCGCTGCCGAATGCGACCGCGACCAGAGCACAGCAGAGCGTGA
- a CDS encoding xanthine dehydrogenase family protein molybdopterin-binding subunit, whose amino-acid sequence MTINTNPKKLRGFEQFIKVKVENVSRRSILKGLGIAGGLVLAAPVMSRPAFAAYQTGASKMPHGTVVDPRVFVSIAPDGIVTIVAHRAEMGTGVRTSLPLIVAEEMEADWSRVRVQQARGDEVRYGNQDTDGSRSTRHYLIPMRQIGASARAMLEAAAAKRWGVPVSEVKAVNHEIVHGASGRHIGFGELAADAAKEPVPSIESLKLKDPKDFRYLGKGQIGIVDLHDITTGKAHYGSDTRLAGMKYAVITRPPVTGGKLVSFDATGAMKVSGVEKVIEVRGWPWPSKFQPLGGVAVIARNTGAAIKGRDALKVVWDDGPNGKYDSVAYRAELEEAARKPGLIVRKEGDVDAALKGADKVIVGEYYLPHLAHVAMETPVAVADVKGDKAEIWAPVQSAGGTREDVAKTLGIPEENVTVNVTLLGGGFGRKSKCDFALEAALLSKELGAPVKVQWTRDDDIRHGFLHTVSVERIEAGLDKKGKVIAWRHRSVAPSIASTFAAGTVHQAPFELGMGLVDMPFEIANIQCENPEAAAHTRIGWFRSVSNIPHAFAVQSMVGELAHTTNRDQKEMLLELIGSPRIVDLSSVKDLWNYGEPYSSYPIDTARLRRAVELVAEKGEWGRSVPKGHGLGIAVHRSFVSYIATIVEVAVDDKGKFTVPRVDTAIDCGTYVNPERIQSQIEGAAIMGMSLAKYGEITFKDGKVQQRNYDDFQVIRIDEAPRVTNVYIVPPGPDTPPSGVGEPGLPPFAPALANAIFAATGKRIRVLPIGKQLET is encoded by the coding sequence ATGACTATCAATACGAACCCCAAAAAACTCCGTGGCTTTGAACAGTTCATCAAGGTCAAGGTCGAGAACGTTTCGCGTCGCAGCATCCTGAAGGGCCTCGGCATCGCCGGAGGCCTTGTGCTCGCCGCTCCCGTGATGTCACGCCCCGCTTTCGCCGCGTACCAGACCGGCGCGAGCAAGATGCCGCACGGCACCGTCGTCGACCCTCGTGTTTTCGTGTCGATCGCACCGGATGGCATAGTTACAATCGTCGCACACCGTGCCGAGATGGGGACAGGAGTCAGAACCAGCCTGCCATTGATCGTAGCCGAAGAGATGGAAGCCGACTGGTCGCGCGTCCGCGTCCAGCAGGCCCGTGGCGACGAAGTCAGATACGGTAACCAGGATACCGACGGATCGCGCAGCACACGGCACTATCTGATCCCGATGCGCCAGATCGGCGCCTCGGCTCGCGCGATGCTGGAAGCCGCCGCGGCGAAACGCTGGGGCGTCCCGGTGAGCGAGGTGAAAGCCGTCAATCACGAGATTGTCCACGGGGCGAGCGGACGCCACATCGGATTTGGGGAACTGGCCGCCGATGCCGCGAAAGAACCGGTGCCGAGCATCGAAAGCCTGAAGCTGAAGGATCCGAAGGATTTCCGTTATCTCGGCAAAGGCCAGATCGGCATCGTGGATCTCCATGACATTACGACCGGCAAAGCGCATTACGGCAGCGATACGCGCCTGGCCGGCATGAAATACGCGGTCATTACCCGTCCCCCGGTAACCGGCGGCAAGCTGGTTTCGTTCGACGCCACCGGTGCCATGAAGGTCTCCGGCGTCGAGAAGGTCATAGAGGTCAGGGGATGGCCGTGGCCGTCCAAATTCCAGCCGCTCGGCGGGGTCGCCGTCATTGCTCGCAACACCGGTGCTGCGATCAAGGGCCGCGATGCGCTGAAGGTTGTCTGGGACGACGGACCTAACGGCAAATACGACTCGGTCGCCTATCGGGCCGAACTTGAGGAAGCCGCGCGCAAGCCGGGGCTGATCGTGCGCAAAGAGGGCGACGTCGATGCCGCCTTGAAGGGGGCCGACAAGGTGATCGTGGGTGAATATTACCTGCCGCACCTTGCCCATGTCGCCATGGAGACGCCTGTCGCGGTCGCCGACGTCAAAGGCGACAAGGCCGAGATCTGGGCGCCTGTGCAAAGTGCGGGTGGAACCCGCGAAGACGTCGCGAAGACGCTCGGCATTCCCGAGGAGAACGTAACCGTCAACGTCACACTGCTCGGCGGCGGGTTCGGGCGAAAGTCGAAGTGCGATTTCGCGCTGGAAGCGGCCCTGCTTTCGAAGGAACTCGGTGCACCGGTCAAGGTGCAATGGACGCGGGACGACGATATTCGTCACGGTTTCCTGCACACCGTTTCGGTGGAACGCATTGAGGCCGGCCTTGACAAGAAGGGCAAGGTGATCGCCTGGCGGCACCGCAGTGTCGCACCGAGCATCGCATCGACATTTGCGGCGGGTACGGTGCACCAGGCACCTTTCGAACTCGGCATGGGACTTGTCGACATGCCGTTCGAGATCGCCAATATCCAGTGCGAGAACCCGGAAGCGGCCGCACACACCCGCATCGGCTGGTTCCGCTCAGTGTCGAATATCCCGCACGCCTTCGCCGTGCAGTCCATGGTTGGCGAGCTCGCGCACACCACCAACCGCGATCAGAAGGAAATGTTGTTGGAGCTCATTGGCTCTCCGCGCATCGTTGACCTGTCTTCCGTGAAGGATCTCTGGAACTATGGCGAGCCCTACTCCAGCTATCCGATCGACACGGCGCGGCTGCGGCGTGCCGTCGAGCTGGTCGCCGAGAAGGGCGAATGGGGACGGTCGGTGCCCAAAGGCCATGGGCTGGGGATTGCCGTCCACCGCAGTTTTGTCAGCTATATCGCGACCATCGTCGAGGTGGCCGTGGACGACAAGGGCAAGTTCACGGTGCCTCGGGTCGACACCGCGATCGACTGCGGGACATATGTGAACCCCGAACGAATCCAGTCCCAGATCGAGGGCGCCGCGATCATGGGAATGAGCCTTGCCAAATATGGCGAGATCACCTTCAAGGACGGCAAGGTACAGCAGCGCAACTATGACGACTTCCAGGTGATCCGAATTGACGAGGCTCCTCGTGTGACCAACGTCTACATCGTGCCTCCTGGCCCCGACACGCCGCCAAGCGGCGTCGGCGAGCCCGGCCTGCCGCCCTTCGCCCCGGCATTGGCCAACGCCATCTTTGCCGCGACCGGCAAGCGTATCCGGGTGCTGCCAATCGGCAAGCAACTGGAGACGTAG
- a CDS encoding MFS transporter translates to MRSKPEPAQIGILILATSIIQLANGFFGTFISLRVAIEDFGPTISGLVLSSYFAGFTLGALRCERIIERVGHIRAYAALAGMVVAATAAMPLLAGPLPWLILRAVIGFGCSGLFIATESWLNAKAKPTERGRIFSVYMFGTFLALALGQLLIGQAKVETAEPFNAIAVLFAVALVIVSTTRAEPPRGTASTSLPFGQLSRAAPVAVAGCMVSGLVSASFYSLVPAWMQDEGIARETIATFMLFAVLGGLVFQVPIGRLSDQFDRRIVLSMLSFGFAATAIAVVNLPHSRPVILPAAALLGGFMSTMYPVCVANAHDQMPAHQVVAVTGRLILVSGLGSILGPLIGTSVMARFSIDGVFYFMAAVGLLLALLAVARRLVTTPPTHLKRTFEILAPQATPLAHDLLGPPMRVPTSQKPE, encoded by the coding sequence ATGCGGTCGAAGCCGGAGCCAGCGCAGATCGGGATCCTGATTCTTGCGACGAGTATCATCCAGCTCGCCAACGGTTTCTTCGGCACCTTCATCTCCTTGCGTGTCGCGATCGAGGACTTCGGCCCGACCATATCTGGCCTGGTGCTCAGCAGCTATTTCGCCGGCTTCACACTGGGCGCGTTGCGTTGCGAACGGATCATCGAACGGGTTGGGCACATCCGCGCCTATGCCGCCCTCGCAGGAATGGTCGTCGCCGCGACCGCGGCCATGCCGCTGCTGGCGGGGCCGCTGCCTTGGTTGATCCTGCGTGCGGTTATCGGTTTTGGTTGCTCTGGTCTTTTCATCGCCACAGAGAGCTGGCTCAACGCCAAGGCCAAGCCAACTGAGCGCGGGCGGATCTTCTCAGTCTATATGTTCGGCACGTTCCTCGCTCTTGCGTTGGGACAGCTGCTGATCGGCCAGGCTAAGGTTGAAACGGCAGAACCCTTCAACGCAATCGCTGTCCTGTTCGCTGTGGCGTTAGTCATCGTGAGCACGACGCGGGCCGAACCGCCCCGTGGGACCGCGTCGACTTCGCTGCCGTTCGGCCAATTGTCCCGCGCGGCGCCCGTCGCCGTCGCCGGCTGCATGGTGAGCGGGTTGGTCAGCGCCAGTTTCTACTCGCTCGTTCCCGCGTGGATGCAGGATGAAGGCATCGCACGCGAGACGATCGCGACCTTCATGTTGTTCGCTGTGCTTGGCGGGCTCGTGTTCCAAGTTCCTATCGGCCGACTGTCGGATCAATTCGACCGGCGCATTGTGTTATCGATGCTGAGCTTCGGCTTTGCGGCCACCGCCATCGCGGTGGTCAATTTGCCGCACTCTCGCCCGGTGATCTTGCCCGCCGCCGCGCTGCTCGGCGGCTTCATGTCGACCATGTATCCGGTCTGTGTCGCCAACGCACACGACCAAATGCCAGCCCATCAGGTCGTTGCAGTGACCGGCCGGCTCATCCTGGTCAGCGGGCTAGGCTCGATCCTTGGCCCGCTGATCGGCACAAGTGTGATGGCGCGCTTCAGCATCGACGGCGTGTTCTATTTTATGGCCGCCGTCGGCCTGCTGTTGGCCCTCCTAGCCGTAGCTCGTCGCTTGGTGACAACGCCGCCGACACACCTAAAGCGAACCTTCGAGATCCTAGCGCCGCAGGCAACGCCGCTCGCGCACGATTTGCTTGGCCCTCCAATGCGTGTCCCCACTTCACAAAAACCCGAGTAA
- a CDS encoding ubiquinol-cytochrome c reductase iron-sulfur subunit encodes MPCDDWLHRRCYKRRTILGLVLAPLLAGPARAAEEGEAAKPPAPDDRFVFLTGPKKGQVVRAEDLALGGPQVQAYPMAPDGTVRSDNRLNLVILARFDPAALTDETRARAADGVVAYSAICTHQGCPVNMWSKERNGFACSCHASIFDPRNAAEVIGGPAPRPLAALGLKLKDGVVTVASTFSGRVGVTQN; translated from the coding sequence ATGCCGTGCGATGATTGGCTGCACCGTCGCTGCTACAAGCGTCGAACAATCCTCGGGCTGGTGCTTGCGCCGCTTTTGGCCGGTCCGGCGCGCGCGGCGGAGGAGGGCGAGGCTGCCAAGCCGCCGGCGCCGGACGATCGCTTCGTGTTTCTGACCGGTCCGAAGAAGGGACAGGTGGTTCGGGCCGAGGACCTTGCGCTCGGCGGCCCGCAGGTGCAGGCCTATCCGATGGCTCCGGACGGCACGGTGCGCAGCGACAACCGCCTCAATCTGGTGATCCTGGCGAGGTTCGACCCCGCCGCACTGACCGACGAGACGCGGGCGCGCGCCGCAGACGGCGTCGTTGCCTATTCGGCGATCTGCACGCACCAGGGCTGCCCGGTGAACATGTGGTCGAAGGAGCGCAACGGGTTCGCCTGCTCCTGCCACGCCTCCATCTTCGACCCCAGAAACGCCGCCGAGGTGATTGGTGGGCCGGCTCCGCGTCCGCTTGCGGCGCTCGGGCTGAAGCTCAAGGACGGCGTCGTGACGGTCGCTTCGACCTTTTCGGGCCGCGTCGGCGTCACGCAGAACTGA
- a CDS encoding PQQ-dependent dehydrogenase, methanol/ethanol family encodes MTRKQWLLSSVVALTTSVSTAVVAGPIENYSPITSARLENPEPGNWLMTRGNYKGWSYSSLDQINTSNVKSLVPVWSFSTGMDSGHEAPAIVNNGVMFISTPYIQVIALDAATGDLLWRYKPKFPEGFSALHNTNRGVALYGDKVYVAGLDAVLVALEAKSGKVAWNAKVEDWKTGYYMTMAPLVVKGKILVGVAGGEFGVRGFVQAFDAETGKPVWKTYTIPAPGEPGSDTWQKPDTWKTGGASTWMTGNYDAESNTVYWGTGNASPWFGDQRPGDNLYTSSTLALDGDTGKIKGYFQYHQNESWDWDEMNAPMLVDFQKDGATTKGLLKPARNGYLYWLKRNPDGGISFINAQAYVPQNVFKSIDPKTGRPEVDVAHKPATGKAAQFCPGLWGGKDWPYEAYNPKTGMVYIPSNENHCNNLEGKVEERVPGQWWTGVAIPDFHFSVDTKAGFYGELQAYDVDSGKRVWRNLYSSSMMWGSILTTAGGLVFTGGTNDREFRAYDGRTGEQLWHFKTNSGIMAPPSTYEVNGVQYVAVASGYGVDPAFQQELMSQLVGWQKDVPQGGVVWVFAVSK; translated from the coding sequence ATGACCAGAAAGCAATGGCTTTTATCGAGCGTTGTCGCGCTCACAACCTCTGTCTCAACCGCGGTCGTCGCCGGTCCGATCGAGAATTACAGTCCGATAACATCAGCTCGGCTGGAAAATCCGGAGCCGGGGAACTGGCTGATGACGCGCGGCAACTATAAGGGATGGAGCTACAGTTCGCTCGATCAAATCAACACCAGCAACGTGAAGTCGCTGGTACCGGTGTGGAGCTTCTCCACTGGTATGGATTCTGGTCACGAAGCGCCGGCGATCGTGAACAACGGAGTGATGTTCATCTCGACGCCGTACATCCAGGTGATCGCGCTGGATGCGGCCACGGGGGATCTGCTCTGGCGCTACAAGCCCAAGTTTCCCGAAGGGTTCAGCGCCCTGCACAACACCAACCGTGGCGTGGCGCTGTACGGCGACAAGGTATACGTGGCCGGGCTTGATGCCGTGCTGGTCGCGCTCGAAGCCAAGTCTGGCAAGGTCGCCTGGAACGCAAAGGTCGAGGATTGGAAGACCGGCTACTACATGACCATGGCGCCCCTGGTCGTGAAGGGCAAGATTCTGGTCGGCGTGGCGGGCGGCGAGTTCGGCGTGCGCGGCTTCGTCCAGGCATTCGACGCCGAGACCGGCAAGCCGGTGTGGAAGACCTACACGATTCCGGCACCCGGCGAGCCGGGAAGCGACACCTGGCAGAAGCCCGACACCTGGAAGACTGGCGGTGCCTCCACCTGGATGACCGGCAACTATGACGCCGAGTCCAACACGGTCTATTGGGGGACCGGCAACGCCTCGCCATGGTTCGGCGATCAGCGGCCGGGCGACAACCTGTACACCTCCTCCACGCTCGCGCTTGATGGCGATACCGGCAAGATCAAGGGCTATTTCCAGTACCATCAGAACGAGTCGTGGGACTGGGACGAGATGAATGCCCCGATGCTGGTGGACTTCCAGAAGGACGGCGCCACCACCAAGGGCCTGCTGAAGCCGGCGCGCAACGGCTACCTGTACTGGCTCAAGCGCAATCCGGACGGCGGAATCTCCTTCATTAACGCACAAGCCTACGTGCCGCAAAACGTCTTCAAGAGCATCGATCCAAAGACCGGGCGGCCTGAGGTCGACGTGGCCCACAAGCCGGCCACCGGCAAGGCGGCCCAGTTCTGCCCCGGCCTGTGGGGCGGCAAGGACTGGCCGTACGAGGCCTATAACCCGAAAACCGGAATGGTCTACATTCCGTCCAACGAGAACCACTGCAACAACCTGGAAGGCAAGGTCGAGGAGCGCGTCCCCGGACAGTGGTGGACGGGCGTTGCCATCCCGGATTTTCACTTCTCGGTCGACACCAAGGCGGGCTTCTACGGCGAGCTCCAGGCGTACGACGTCGACAGCGGCAAGCGGGTTTGGCGCAACCTGTATTCGAGCTCGATGATGTGGGGCTCAATACTCACCACCGCCGGCGGCCTGGTTTTCACAGGCGGCACCAACGACCGTGAGTTCCGCGCCTACGATGGCAGGACCGGCGAGCAGCTTTGGCACTTCAAGACCAATTCCGGTATCATGGCGCCGCCTTCGACCTACGAGGTCAACGGCGTGCAGTATGTGGCGGTGGCGTCCGGCTACGGAGTCGACCCGGCCTTCCAGCAGGAGCTGATGAGCCAGCTGGTAGGTTGGCAGAAGGATGTGCCGCAGGGCGGCGTCGTCTGGGTCTTCGCCGTCTCCAAGTGA
- a CDS encoding tyrosine-type recombinase/integrase: MLDQANATPTPHKQLPWNKGKLTGAKPPLRPKHVWSIRTKLQIEGRARDLAMFNLAIDSKLRGCDIVAIRVEDIAAGGYTSDRATVRQKKTGRPVRFELSEQTRQAIDDYLKAANKRPGEFLFTGRLGPDANMTTRQYARLVSEWIGSIGLDPRLFGTHSLRRTKATLIYRRTGNLRAVQLLLGHTKIESTVRYLGIEVDDALAIAEQVDV, encoded by the coding sequence ATGCTGGATCAAGCAAATGCTACCCCGACGCCTCATAAACAGTTGCCTTGGAACAAGGGAAAGTTGACCGGGGCAAAGCCGCCGCTGCGACCAAAACACGTCTGGTCGATTCGTACGAAGCTCCAGATCGAAGGCCGTGCTCGCGACCTCGCCATGTTCAATCTGGCAATCGACAGTAAGCTTCGAGGGTGTGATATCGTGGCCATTCGGGTCGAGGACATCGCCGCCGGTGGATACACGTCGGATCGCGCAACGGTCCGACAAAAGAAAACCGGGCGGCCCGTCAGATTTGAATTGAGCGAACAGACCCGCCAGGCCATCGATGATTATCTAAAGGCCGCCAACAAGAGGCCCGGCGAGTTCTTGTTCACGGGACGCCTCGGTCCCGACGCCAACATGACCACCCGCCAATATGCGCGCCTCGTTTCGGAGTGGATCGGCAGCATTGGACTGGACCCAAGGCTGTTCGGGACGCATTCACTGCGACGCACAAAAGCTACCCTGATCTATCGACGGACAGGAAATCTCAGAGCCGTCCAGCTCTTGCTCGGGCATACCAAGATCGAAAGCACGGTCAGGTATCTGGGCATCGAAGTAGATGACGCCCTGGCAATAGCGGAACAAGTCGATGTCTGA
- a CDS encoding (2Fe-2S)-binding protein: protein MIKLKINGREQNWDGDPDLPLLWFLRDEVGLTGTKYGCGQALCGACTVIVNKEAVRACITSVSDVVGREVTTIEGLHPTGDHPVQKAWRQLNVPQCGYCQVGQIMQAAALLTQNPKPSHDQIVEAMSGNICRCGCYQRIENAVHLASTGV, encoded by the coding sequence ATGATCAAGTTGAAGATTAATGGCCGGGAACAAAACTGGGATGGCGACCCAGATCTTCCGTTGCTTTGGTTTCTTCGTGATGAGGTGGGCCTGACCGGCACCAAATATGGCTGCGGCCAGGCGTTGTGCGGCGCGTGTACCGTCATCGTCAACAAGGAAGCGGTACGCGCTTGCATCACCTCGGTGTCCGACGTGGTCGGCCGCGAGGTCACCACCATCGAAGGCCTTCACCCGACTGGCGATCATCCGGTTCAGAAGGCTTGGCGACAACTCAACGTCCCGCAATGCGGCTATTGCCAGGTCGGCCAAATCATGCAGGCGGCCGCGTTGCTAACACAAAATCCAAAACCGTCCCACGATCAGATAGTTGAAGCGATGTCCGGCAACATCTGCCGCTGCGGCTGTTACCAGCGCATCGAAAATGCTGTGCATCTCGCATCGACGGGGGTGTGA